One genomic window of Eggerthella timonensis includes the following:
- the nrfD gene encoding NrfD/PsrC family molybdoenzyme membrane anchor subunit produces the protein MFNALTICYLFLGGTGAGALAVLCVLECARVMRWRALAMPEEFFARAWPVCTVTLAVGVLCLFVDLGRPDRLVHLLTSPEPSAMAVGSFALAAALVLAATFSAFALFDGVRLSRMAVVCLAAAGIAAAGATTAYTGVLLESLASVLLWRTPLVPTLFVLSSASCGIAVAFLAASFVETRHPYRGPLVWLSRVDGGLVLVEAGCLAAFVLLAFTGEGTAAGARALVAGELAPVFWGVLAVCGLAVPLVLERFLTHGNSRTQLLWIAALLLVGGFALRWCIVGAGAYDVTQVPEALYGLAGFGQAG, from the coding sequence ATGTTCAACGCGCTCACGATATGCTATCTCTTCCTGGGCGGAACCGGCGCCGGCGCCCTCGCCGTGCTCTGCGTGCTGGAATGCGCCCGCGTCATGCGGTGGCGCGCGCTCGCGATGCCCGAGGAGTTCTTCGCCCGGGCATGGCCCGTCTGCACGGTGACGCTGGCGGTGGGCGTCCTGTGCCTGTTCGTGGACCTCGGCCGCCCCGACCGCCTGGTTCATCTGCTGACCTCGCCCGAGCCGTCGGCGATGGCGGTCGGGTCGTTCGCGCTTGCGGCGGCGTTGGTTCTTGCGGCGACGTTCTCGGCGTTCGCGCTGTTCGACGGCGTGCGCCTGTCGCGCATGGCGGTCGTGTGCCTGGCGGCGGCGGGCATCGCCGCGGCGGGTGCGACGACGGCCTACACCGGCGTGCTGCTGGAGAGCCTCGCGTCGGTGCTGCTGTGGCGCACGCCGCTCGTGCCGACGCTGTTCGTGCTGTCGTCGGCGTCTTGCGGAATCGCGGTGGCGTTTCTGGCCGCGTCGTTCGTGGAGACGCGGCATCCGTATCGCGGGCCGCTCGTGTGGCTTTCGCGCGTCGACGGCGGGCTCGTCCTCGTGGAGGCGGGCTGCCTGGCCGCCTTCGTGCTCCTCGCGTTCACGGGCGAGGGCACGGCTGCCGGAGCGCGGGCGTTGGTCGCTGGCGAGCTGGCTCCCGTGTTCTGGGGCGTGCTCGCGGTGTGCGGCCTCGCCGTGCCGCTCGTGCTCGAGCGCTTCCTGACGCACGGGAACAGCCGCACGCAGCTGCTGTGGATCGCGGCGTTGCTGTTGGTTGGAGGGTTTGCGCTGCGCTGGTGCATCGTCGGCGCGGGCGCGTACGATGTGACGCAGGTGCCGGAAGCGCTGTACGGGCTTGCCGGGTTCGGACAAGCGGGATAG
- a CDS encoding slipin family protein: MAKRRASERFAKDAPYDVRDKDAEIRAATSYVPRKSSRNGAIIFNIAVFIASCTVVLGIAYVATGAVGIEAVVAMLLVALLVLSSTHIALSWEKVVVLRFGNLNRVVGPGLYFTIPIIEHGTIRVDQRTIATPFYAEKTLTADLVPVTVDAVLFWVVWDAEKACTEVEDYYATVSFLAQTALREAVGRSTVAEVALRRDQLDAEIKDDIEKEAASWGVDIISVKVRDIVIPDELQEVMSLEAQADREKNARMTVAGVEAELAEMLAEAARVYGDPEAALKLRTMLMQYDTVKKSKGTVVTVPSAMSDGFTDSAMMNGDRTTER, from the coding sequence ATGGCGAAACGACGGGCAAGCGAGCGGTTCGCGAAGGATGCGCCCTACGACGTGCGCGACAAGGACGCCGAGATCAGGGCGGCCACCTCGTACGTGCCGCGCAAATCGTCGCGCAACGGCGCGATCATCTTCAACATAGCGGTGTTCATCGCCTCGTGCACCGTGGTGCTGGGCATCGCGTACGTCGCCACGGGGGCCGTGGGCATCGAGGCCGTCGTGGCCATGCTGCTGGTGGCACTGCTCGTGCTGTCGTCGACGCACATCGCGCTTTCCTGGGAGAAGGTGGTGGTGCTGCGGTTCGGCAACCTGAACCGCGTCGTGGGACCGGGTTTGTACTTCACCATCCCCATCATCGAGCACGGCACCATCCGCGTGGATCAGCGCACCATCGCCACGCCGTTCTATGCCGAGAAGACGCTCACGGCCGATCTCGTGCCCGTCACGGTGGACGCCGTGCTGTTCTGGGTGGTGTGGGATGCCGAGAAGGCGTGCACCGAGGTGGAAGACTACTACGCGACCGTGTCGTTCCTCGCCCAGACGGCCCTGCGCGAGGCGGTGGGCCGCTCCACGGTGGCCGAGGTGGCGCTGCGCCGCGACCAGCTGGACGCCGAGATCAAGGATGACATCGAGAAAGAGGCCGCCAGCTGGGGCGTCGACATCATCTCGGTGAAGGTGCGCGACATCGTGATACCCGACGAGCTGCAGGAGGTCATGTCGCTGGAGGCGCAGGCCGACCGCGAGAAGAACGCGCGCATGACCGTGGCCGGCGTGGAAGCCGAGCTCGCGGAGATGCTGGCCGAGGCTGCGCGCGTCTACGGCGACCCGGAGGCGGCGCTCAAGCTGCGCACCATGCTCATGCAGTACGACACGGTGAAGAAGTCCAAGGGCACCGTGGTCACCGTGCCCAGCGCCATGAGCGACGGATTCACGGATAGTGCTATGATGAACGGCGACCGAACTACTGAGAGATAG
- a CDS encoding GntR family transcriptional regulator, translated as MNPLASFELDYNSGLPVWIQVKNRIAYLIGSGEYKTGDRLPTVRALAVDLDISYNTVNRAYMDLEREGYISTRKGRGTFVAERHAVGATLAADSPVELLVDDLIRTCANAGMADDDILALVQARLAQRLVANGR; from the coding sequence ATGAACCCACTCGCCTCATTCGAACTCGACTACAACAGCGGCCTGCCGGTCTGGATCCAGGTGAAGAACCGCATCGCCTACCTCATCGGATCGGGCGAGTACAAGACGGGCGACCGTCTGCCCACCGTGCGCGCGTTGGCAGTGGATCTCGACATCAGCTACAACACGGTGAACCGCGCTTACATGGACCTCGAGCGCGAGGGCTACATCTCCACGCGCAAGGGGAGGGGCACGTTCGTGGCCGAGCGCCACGCCGTAGGCGCCACCCTCGCCGCCGACAGCCCCGTCGAGCTGCTGGTGGACGACCTGATCCGCACCTGCGCCAACGCGGGCATGGCCGACGACGACATCCTGGCGCTCGTGCAAGCGAGGCTCGCCCAACGGCTCGTAGCCAACGGCCGCTAA
- a CDS encoding molybdopterin-containing oxidoreductase family protein — translation MHERAYSRTRVKYPMRRVGERGGDDWERISWDEAIDEIVDKLGSVREQYGPGALAIDTGSGNYGAVQGGGGILGLFKNAAEATNVNVCYDQASGHGTNRVIGGGIWGYSNELKNVLDAKHVLVWGSNPVNSQPQSWRQLRFAKERGAKLTCIDAMYSTTAARCDEFVPVRPGSDLMIALAILNDIVSQDAIDEAKVKKTTSAPFLLRKDTGLILRRSDVEGGEMADVRDAVTLNKPGSMANDPAFVWDEATGSPALYTECETPALEGSYEVDGIEVETVYTALKKHVAEYTLEKASEVSGVPVETIAELSRIYKEDGPVFLYAVYGIDHYRNGHLFMQTMALIHALTDNISRRGSSLGGFSCLGDQMLLNFAATAAKSGKKAYTNIPQCDLANVVSSGKHKGKEYPIKALMFASSNGMSNYAEQNKWFDEVLPNVDFVLTLETEFTDTARYSDIVLPVAFWTEVNELRVNNYANPFVLYAHKAMEPLYEAKPDSEVIARIAEGLGLADDVPLRTPEEWIELLLDGAPINKRGITLDALQEHAALRGVGSEDQPFVRGANGAFPTPSGRAELYCELPLPRVDFGQNWQEASKKERFPYFNPPTESWDDSEAAQKYPLSYIQLHERWRTHTQWFAVESLRELDPEPLLHLSREDAAERGIQDGDIAEAFNDRGAVTIKAIIDDACPPGVCAIPKGWQRNQFIEGCYQDLTGAESDPMAVNFAYFDARVDVRKK, via the coding sequence ATGCACGAGCGTGCTTACAGCCGTACGCGGGTGAAGTACCCCATGCGCCGTGTGGGGGAGCGCGGAGGCGACGACTGGGAGCGCATATCTTGGGACGAAGCCATCGATGAGATCGTCGACAAGCTGGGATCCGTTCGCGAGCAGTACGGGCCGGGCGCGCTCGCCATCGACACAGGATCGGGTAACTACGGCGCGGTCCAAGGCGGCGGCGGGATCCTGGGTCTGTTCAAAAACGCTGCCGAGGCGACCAACGTCAACGTATGCTACGATCAGGCATCCGGGCATGGCACGAACCGCGTTATCGGAGGCGGCATCTGGGGGTACAGCAACGAGCTCAAAAACGTGCTCGATGCAAAACACGTGCTCGTTTGGGGATCCAATCCGGTGAACAGCCAGCCGCAGAGCTGGCGCCAACTGCGCTTTGCCAAAGAGCGAGGCGCGAAGCTGACGTGCATCGATGCGATGTACTCCACCACGGCTGCCCGCTGCGACGAGTTCGTGCCCGTTCGCCCCGGCTCTGACCTCATGATCGCGCTCGCCATCCTGAACGATATCGTCTCCCAGGATGCCATCGATGAAGCGAAGGTGAAGAAGACCACGTCGGCACCGTTCCTGCTGCGCAAGGACACCGGCCTCATCCTGCGCCGCTCCGATGTCGAGGGCGGCGAGATGGCGGACGTGCGCGATGCCGTCACGCTCAACAAGCCGGGCTCTATGGCGAACGATCCGGCATTCGTGTGGGATGAGGCAACGGGCTCGCCGGCGCTGTACACCGAGTGCGAAACCCCTGCTCTCGAGGGCTCGTACGAGGTGGACGGCATCGAGGTCGAGACGGTGTACACGGCTTTGAAAAAGCACGTTGCCGAGTATACGCTGGAGAAGGCTTCCGAGGTATCGGGTGTGCCGGTAGAGACCATCGCGGAGCTTTCGCGTATATACAAAGAGGATGGCCCCGTATTTCTCTACGCGGTGTACGGTATCGACCACTATCGCAACGGCCACCTGTTCATGCAGACTATGGCGCTCATCCACGCGTTGACCGACAACATCTCGCGTCGGGGGTCAAGCTTGGGCGGGTTCAGCTGCTTGGGTGATCAGATGCTCTTGAATTTCGCAGCCACGGCTGCCAAGTCTGGGAAAAAAGCCTACACCAACATTCCCCAGTGCGATTTGGCGAACGTCGTTTCCTCGGGAAAGCACAAAGGCAAGGAGTATCCCATCAAGGCGCTCATGTTCGCTTCGTCGAACGGGATGAGCAACTATGCGGAGCAGAACAAGTGGTTCGACGAGGTTCTTCCCAACGTCGATTTCGTGCTGACGCTGGAGACCGAGTTCACCGATACCGCTCGCTATTCCGACATCGTGTTGCCTGTAGCGTTTTGGACTGAGGTGAACGAGCTGCGCGTGAACAACTACGCAAACCCCTTCGTGTTGTACGCCCACAAGGCGATGGAGCCGCTGTACGAGGCGAAGCCCGACTCCGAGGTGATCGCTCGTATCGCAGAAGGCTTGGGGCTTGCCGACGACGTGCCTTTGCGCACGCCGGAAGAATGGATCGAGCTGCTGCTTGATGGGGCACCCATCAACAAGCGCGGTATCACGCTGGATGCATTGCAGGAACATGCGGCATTGCGCGGCGTCGGCTCGGAGGACCAGCCGTTCGTGCGCGGTGCCAACGGTGCGTTCCCCACACCGTCGGGGCGAGCCGAGCTGTACTGCGAACTGCCTCTTCCCCGTGTGGATTTCGGTCAGAACTGGCAGGAAGCTTCGAAGAAGGAGCGGTTCCCGTACTTCAACCCGCCGACGGAGAGCTGGGACGATAGCGAAGCTGCCCAGAAGTATCCATTGAGCTACATCCAGCTGCACGAACGATGGAGAACCCATACCCAATGGTTCGCCGTCGAGTCGTTGCGCGAGCTCGATCCGGAACCGCTTCTGCATCTTTCCCGGGAAGACGCGGCCGAGCGCGGCATCCAGGATGGCGACATCGCTGAGGCGTTCAACGACCGAGGTGCCGTCACCATCAAGGCGATCATCGACGATGCGTGCCCGCCGGGGGTGTGCGCCATTCCCAAGGGCTGGCAGCGCAACCAGTTCATCGAGGGATGCTACCAAGATTTGACCGGGGCCGAATCAGATCCGATGGCCGTGAACTTCGCGTACTTCGACGCTCGCGTCGACGTCCGGAAGAAGTAA
- a CDS encoding 4Fe-4S dicluster domain-containing protein has protein sequence MMHYGMAIDTQRCIGCHSCSVACRHTNNVPEGNWWNRVYTEGGEWQDTPKGSFPDLTMSYVTIACQHCENPACVTVCPVGATYKDPETGVVRQDYDKCIGCRICMSACPYHGVRTFNWEEPLYVMGGLGEGDAPTHQKNVVEKCTFCYQRVARGEQPACISACPGRARVSGDLDDPGSEISRLLRERSHKQLLPERGTKPSVYYLV, from the coding sequence ATCATGCACTACGGAATGGCTATCGATACGCAACGTTGCATAGGCTGTCATTCATGTTCGGTGGCATGTCGTCATACGAACAACGTGCCGGAGGGCAATTGGTGGAACCGCGTCTACACGGAAGGGGGCGAATGGCAGGACACGCCGAAGGGCTCGTTTCCCGACTTGACGATGTCGTACGTCACCATCGCTTGCCAGCATTGCGAGAACCCGGCGTGCGTGACCGTTTGCCCAGTCGGCGCGACGTATAAAGATCCGGAGACCGGCGTCGTGCGCCAAGACTACGATAAGTGCATCGGGTGCCGTATTTGCATGTCGGCGTGCCCGTACCATGGCGTGCGCACGTTCAATTGGGAAGAGCCTTTGTATGTCATGGGCGGCCTCGGAGAAGGGGATGCGCCTACGCACCAGAAGAACGTCGTTGAAAAATGCACGTTCTGCTATCAGCGTGTGGCTCGCGGAGAGCAGCCTGCCTGCATTTCGGCTTGTCCGGGTCGAGCGCGAGTCAGCGGCGACTTGGATGATCCCGGCTCTGAGATTTCGAGGCTCTTGCGAGAGCGGTCGCACAAGCAGCTTCTGCCCGAACGCGGCACGAAGCCTTCAGTCTATTACTTGGTGTAA
- the nrfD gene encoding NrfD/PsrC family molybdoenzyme membrane anchor subunit, with product MKSVEDVLPAQRFKAIVIPALAIAVVGVCAWVYQIVVGMDATGMSDANPWGLYLMSFMFTVGIAVGALAVATVPRLWGSSAFAGLSKLGAWVAVCASILSIGLVTIDLGGPLRVWELFVYSNFASPLMWDIFVLPVFLIVAVLYLVTLVRAEAGKASSRSVKIVAGVALVAAIALCVVDAWIFGLLPGRALWNTALLVPWFAVSAVVSGLAVIMVLVFLLKGSDALALPADALNRMGRVLVVALLADLLCLLGDVMVGSYGIGLHADAMNVLFSGALAPVFWIEVAAAVIAIVLLLARKAPCAIAAAALLALVSVFCKRVQFMISGFLDMQAPYPGIETAGFVNTIPLATPMYVPSFVELGVTVAVLSLGVALVVIGLRKLPLFVR from the coding sequence ATGAAATCCGTGGAAGATGTTTTACCTGCTCAGCGATTTAAAGCCATCGTAATTCCGGCTCTTGCAATTGCCGTCGTCGGCGTGTGCGCATGGGTGTACCAAATCGTCGTTGGAATGGATGCGACGGGCATGAGCGACGCGAACCCATGGGGCTTGTACCTCATGTCGTTCATGTTCACCGTCGGAATCGCAGTGGGCGCGCTTGCGGTTGCGACGGTGCCTCGCTTGTGGGGATCGTCGGCCTTCGCTGGATTGTCGAAGCTGGGAGCGTGGGTTGCGGTGTGCGCTTCCATCCTATCGATCGGCTTGGTGACGATCGACCTGGGCGGTCCTTTGCGCGTGTGGGAGCTGTTCGTCTATTCGAACTTCGCCTCGCCGCTCATGTGGGATATTTTCGTCCTGCCCGTCTTCTTGATCGTTGCGGTGCTGTATCTGGTAACCCTCGTTCGTGCAGAAGCTGGGAAAGCGAGCAGTCGCAGCGTGAAGATCGTAGCCGGTGTTGCCCTTGTTGCAGCGATCGCTCTCTGCGTGGTGGACGCGTGGATCTTCGGGTTGCTGCCGGGCCGCGCTTTGTGGAACACTGCGCTGCTCGTGCCGTGGTTTGCGGTTTCCGCTGTGGTGAGCGGGCTTGCCGTGATAATGGTGCTCGTGTTTCTTTTGAAAGGCTCCGATGCGCTTGCGCTTCCTGCGGATGCTCTCAACCGCATGGGGCGGGTGCTCGTCGTGGCTTTGCTTGCCGACCTGCTTTGCTTGCTGGGCGATGTGATGGTGGGGTCGTATGGGATCGGATTGCATGCCGATGCGATGAACGTGCTGTTTTCGGGCGCCCTCGCTCCTGTGTTCTGGATCGAAGTGGCCGCCGCCGTCATCGCGATCGTGTTGCTGCTTGCGCGGAAGGCCCCCTGCGCCATCGCCGCCGCTGCCCTCCTTGCGCTCGTTTCGGTGTTCTGCAAGCGCGTTCAGTTTATGATATCGGGTTTCTTGGATATGCAAGCACCGTATCCGGGTATCGAGACGGCTGGCTTCGTCAATACGATTCCCCTGGCAACGCCGATGTACGTTCCTTCCTTTGTCGAGCTCGGCGTGACTGTCGCGGTGCTGTCATTGGGCGTTGCGCTCGTCGTCATCGGCTTGCGCAAGCTGCCGCTTTTCGTTCGCTGA
- a CDS encoding DUF4405 domain-containing protein, giving the protein MKRNLGMDIVLVAVYAIVSLPSLTGIGFHEWAGVGLFVLFLAHVAVHVDWATDAIGRMTAKRSWSWRGNLALDAAILLAFAVVTISGLGISGSVLAAFGLYADGYYFWDPLHAVAAKALLALLLVHVAAHWRWVARAFRKGGSHE; this is encoded by the coding sequence ATGAAGCGAAATCTTGGTATGGACATCGTGCTCGTGGCGGTATACGCGATCGTGTCGCTTCCGTCCTTGACGGGTATAGGGTTTCACGAGTGGGCCGGAGTGGGCTTGTTCGTCCTGTTTTTGGCGCATGTGGCCGTTCATGTCGATTGGGCGACCGATGCGATAGGGCGCATGACGGCTAAAAGGTCATGGTCGTGGCGAGGAAACCTTGCGCTCGACGCTGCGATATTGTTGGCGTTTGCCGTGGTCACCATTTCGGGGTTGGGCATCTCGGGCTCGGTCCTGGCGGCGTTCGGGCTGTACGCGGACGGGTACTACTTCTGGGACCCGCTGCACGCGGTCGCCGCGAAGGCGCTGCTCGCGCTGCTGCTCGTGCACGTGGCCGCGCACTGGAGGTGGGTCGCGAGGGCGTTCCGGAAAGGGGGCTCGCATGAATGA
- a CDS encoding TorD/DmsD family molecular chaperone: MNEAVWRVRAAAWELAALSFRYPGAELEGAVASGEWTEAAREVASALGLALPEGFGAGAPAGGLRPEATRLLVGAPEPACSPYEGVWAAGADGARALLFVSPRSMEVERFMKACGLGRPEGTNEPLDHVAAECELLSWLASLASGAEAPAGAPGAAGLPGGSAQAAYASFLEGHARTWMPAFARAVAAESRHPFYCAAAVYLGALVG; encoded by the coding sequence ATGAATGAGGCCGTCTGGCGGGTGCGCGCCGCCGCCTGGGAGCTCGCGGCGCTCTCGTTCCGCTACCCGGGCGCGGAGCTCGAGGGCGCCGTCGCGTCCGGCGAGTGGACCGAGGCCGCGCGCGAGGTCGCCTCGGCGCTCGGCCTCGCGCTGCCGGAGGGCTTCGGCGCGGGCGCGCCCGCAGGCGGCCTGCGCCCCGAGGCCACGCGCCTGCTCGTCGGCGCGCCCGAGCCGGCCTGCTCGCCCTACGAGGGCGTCTGGGCTGCGGGGGCCGACGGGGCGCGGGCGCTCCTGTTCGTGAGCCCCCGCTCCATGGAGGTCGAGCGCTTCATGAAGGCCTGCGGCCTGGGGCGGCCCGAGGGGACGAACGAGCCGCTCGACCACGTGGCCGCCGAGTGCGAGCTGCTGTCCTGGCTGGCCTCCCTGGCCTCCGGGGCCGAGGCGCCGGCGGGCGCGCCCGGGGCCGCAGGCCTCCCCGGCGGCTCAGCGCAGGCCGCCTACGCCTCCTTCCTCGAGGGCCACGCCCGAACCTGGATGCCGGCCTTCGCGCGCGCCGTCGCCGCCGAGTCCCGCCATCCCTTCTACTGCGCGGCCGCCGTGTACCTGGGCGCGCTTGTCGGGTAG
- a CDS encoding lactonase family protein, which translates to MTPGASTGARRLFAGGYTDGSGRDGISTIAFDVGRGAARVVRTDGCAPNPTYLARRGSFLYAAHELDACGRMASYAIAADGSLACRGACTAPFDAGTCFVLPDPNGRSLYGANYLSGSVGCCALLEDGRLVAGLPSRRHEGRGLRDDRQEAPHVHSLSFVPGTRLLAAVDLGIDALVIYQVDASGAIAPDPVETVQVPAGSGPRMVAYHPRLPIAALVNELACDVAVFRIGEGGLQWRIVEQLALPQTPGGDALAAHVAFAPDGRQLYASVRGSDQLVVFHVDERGSVGGRCDVPSGGKGPRHFSLSPDGRFLAVANLASDDVCLFARDAADGAVRAVAHVRVPQVACVVWDA; encoded by the coding sequence GTGACCCCCGGAGCCAGCACCGGGGCACGGCGGCTGTTCGCAGGCGGCTATACCGACGGATCCGGGCGCGACGGCATCTCCACGATCGCCTTCGACGTGGGGCGCGGCGCGGCGCGCGTCGTGCGCACGGACGGATGCGCGCCGAATCCGACGTATCTCGCGCGACGCGGGTCCTTCCTCTACGCCGCGCATGAGCTGGACGCATGCGGGCGCATGGCTTCCTACGCCATCGCAGCCGACGGCTCGCTGGCCTGCCGTGGAGCATGCACCGCGCCCTTTGATGCGGGCACCTGCTTCGTGCTGCCCGATCCGAACGGGCGCAGCCTGTACGGCGCGAACTACCTGAGCGGCTCCGTCGGCTGCTGCGCGCTGCTGGAGGATGGACGGCTCGTTGCAGGGCTGCCGTCGCGGCGCCATGAGGGAAGGGGGTTGCGCGACGACCGGCAGGAGGCGCCCCACGTGCACTCGCTGAGCTTCGTGCCGGGAACGCGCCTGCTGGCAGCGGTCGATCTCGGCATCGACGCGCTCGTGATCTACCAGGTGGACGCATCCGGCGCGATCGCGCCGGACCCCGTGGAAACCGTGCAGGTGCCAGCGGGTTCGGGGCCGCGCATGGTTGCGTACCATCCGCGGCTGCCGATAGCCGCGCTGGTGAACGAGCTGGCGTGCGACGTGGCTGTGTTCCGCATCGGCGAAGGCGGGCTGCAGTGGAGGATCGTCGAGCAGCTGGCGCTTCCGCAGACGCCGGGCGGCGATGCGCTGGCGGCCCATGTCGCGTTCGCGCCCGACGGGCGGCAGCTGTACGCGTCGGTGCGCGGAAGCGACCAGCTGGTCGTTTTCCACGTGGACGAGCGGGGATCGGTCGGCGGTCGTTGCGACGTTCCATCCGGCGGGAAGGGGCCGAGGCATTTCTCGCTGTCTCCCGACGGGCGGTTCCTCGCGGTGGCGAACCTTGCGAGCGACGACGTGTGCCTGTTCGCGCGCGACGCCGCCGACGGCGCGGTGCGGGCCGTCGCGCACGTGCGCGTGCCGCAGGTCGCATGCGTCGTGTGGGATGCGTGA
- a CDS encoding YczE/YyaS/YitT family protein — protein sequence MAKWMDLRHTYNLAGKLLCSCIGVVCIALGTTVCRVGNVGVDPFTAMNLGLSSLAGVDFGTFQLLVNLVILVAVFAFDKYQIGLGTLINMAGVGYLIELFTWLLGFLPPSEGFVSAGAHLVVGTLLFTLGVSLYLKTRMGVAPIDAIAPVIVARTRFSYTPVRMTQDISVTIIAILVGGPIGVFTVIAAFFTGPLITAWNRFATLPLYRRFGVLNREELAEERS from the coding sequence ATGGCGAAATGGATGGACCTGCGCCACACCTACAACCTCGCAGGCAAGCTGCTGTGCTCGTGCATCGGCGTCGTGTGCATCGCGCTTGGCACCACGGTGTGCCGCGTCGGAAACGTGGGGGTCGACCCGTTCACCGCCATGAACCTCGGCCTGAGCTCGCTGGCGGGCGTCGATTTCGGCACCTTCCAGCTGCTCGTGAACTTGGTGATCCTCGTTGCAGTGTTCGCGTTCGACAAGTACCAGATCGGCCTGGGCACGCTCATCAACATGGCGGGCGTGGGCTACCTCATCGAGCTCTTCACGTGGCTGCTGGGATTCCTCCCCCCGTCCGAGGGCTTCGTCAGCGCCGGCGCGCACCTCGTCGTGGGCACGTTGCTGTTCACCCTCGGCGTGTCGCTGTACCTGAAAACGCGCATGGGCGTGGCGCCGATCGACGCCATCGCGCCCGTCATCGTGGCGCGGACGCGGTTCTCGTACACGCCGGTGCGCATGACCCAGGATATTTCCGTGACGATCATCGCCATCCTGGTGGGCGGGCCCATCGGCGTGTTCACGGTGATCGCCGCGTTTTTCACGGGGCCGTTGATCACGGCATGGAACCGGTTCGCGACACTGCCGCTGTACCGGCGCTTCGGCGTGCTGAACCGCGAAGAGCTGGCCGAGGAGCGCTCGTGA
- the nrfD gene encoding NrfD/PsrC family molybdoenzyme membrane anchor subunit, with product MFSVLAVGYLFLGGAGAGAIAVASILDLAWVKAPFGAASRISIGEATPLERVAAFGMLVGFAALALGVLCLLLDLGRIDRVVALLLRPSPTFLTVGTYALAALAACAAFLAAVRFAYLPDVPRGAVRAVEAIAAVVGVVVMLYTGLLLQSMGAVALWASPLVPVLFALSSLSCGIAVLLIAAFFVPADAAVMRLVRALARVDAAVIVLEAAAAALLVAVALGGDHPAAAASAERLASGDLAPWWWAGFALCGLVVPLVAEVACAARRGFGHALHAALAVAAVLVLVGGFSMRTALADAGAHRDLALEAPLSGPMSQMGTVPVWDIPNDSGATARQAD from the coding sequence GTGTTCAGCGTACTGGCGGTGGGCTATCTGTTCCTCGGCGGCGCGGGCGCGGGGGCTATCGCGGTCGCATCGATCCTCGACCTTGCTTGGGTGAAGGCCCCGTTTGGCGCCGCGTCGCGCATCTCCATCGGCGAGGCGACGCCCCTCGAGCGCGTGGCGGCCTTCGGCATGCTCGTCGGGTTCGCGGCGCTCGCGCTCGGCGTGCTGTGCCTCCTGCTCGACCTCGGGCGCATCGACCGCGTCGTCGCGCTGCTGCTGCGGCCCTCGCCGACGTTCCTCACCGTGGGCACGTACGCGCTGGCGGCTCTCGCGGCCTGTGCAGCGTTCCTCGCGGCGGTGCGGTTCGCCTACCTGCCGGACGTCCCGCGCGGCGCGGTGCGCGCCGTCGAGGCGATAGCGGCCGTCGTGGGCGTCGTGGTGATGCTGTACACGGGCCTGCTGCTGCAGAGCATGGGCGCGGTGGCGCTGTGGGCGTCCCCGCTCGTCCCGGTGCTGTTCGCGCTGTCGTCGCTTTCCTGCGGCATCGCGGTGCTGCTGATCGCGGCGTTCTTCGTGCCGGCGGACGCGGCCGTGATGCGGCTCGTGCGCGCGCTCGCGCGCGTCGACGCCGCCGTCATCGTTCTCGAGGCCGCAGCTGCGGCGCTGCTCGTGGCGGTGGCGCTCGGCGGCGACCACCCCGCTGCGGCGGCATCGGCCGAGCGCCTCGCGAGCGGCGACCTCGCCCCGTGGTGGTGGGCGGGCTTCGCGCTGTGCGGGCTCGTCGTCCCACTCGTCGCGGAGGTGGCGTGCGCCGCCCGTCGCGGCTTCGGCCATGCGCTGCATGCGGCGCTTGCCGTGGCGGCCGTGCTCGTGCTCGTGGGCGGGTTCAGCATGCGCACCGCCCTGGCCGACGCCGGCGCCCATCGCGATCTCGCGCTCGAGGCGCCTCTGAGCGGCCCCATGTCCCAAATGGGGACAGTCCCCGTTTGGGACATTCCGAACGACTCCGGCGCGACGGCGCGCCAAGCGGACTAG
- a CDS encoding GntR family transcriptional regulator, translating into MALFEINEKSSIPIWLQLKNRFIYLITSGYYKPGDQLPTVRGLAADVEVNYNTVSKVYMSLEQDGYIQSKRRQGAFVLDVSDKPGVSISSTAEIVTSEYLKRCFELGMSLEDVEQQFALSMSEAKAKRAAG; encoded by the coding sequence GTGGCCCTCTTCGAGATAAACGAGAAAAGCAGCATCCCCATCTGGTTGCAGCTGAAGAACCGGTTCATCTACCTCATCACTTCGGGGTACTACAAGCCGGGCGACCAGCTGCCCACCGTGCGCGGCCTCGCCGCGGACGTCGAGGTGAACTACAACACGGTGAGCAAGGTGTACATGAGCCTCGAGCAGGACGGCTACATCCAGTCCAAACGCCGCCAGGGCGCGTTTGTCCTCGATGTGTCCGACAAGCCGGGCGTCAGCATCTCGTCCACGGCCGAGATCGTCACGAGTGAGTATCTCAAGCGCTGCTTCGAACTGGGCATGTCGCTGGAAGACGTGGAGCAGCAGTTCGCGCTCAGCATGAGCGAAGCGAAAGCCAAGCGGGCCGCCGGCTAA